Below is a genomic region from Pseudomonas svalbardensis.
CCGGTGCTGTTCAACTGTCGGGCGATCTGTGGATCGCCGTCCAGCACGTGGTTGTTGGTCTGCTCCACCAATTCCATCAGCGCGCCGTACAGCGGCACTTCTTCGCGGTACATGTCGGACATCGCTTTGGAGAAGCGTTGGCGGATCAGGTCAGGGCTGACGAAGTTCGGGTGACTCATGAAAGAATTCCTGGTGCAGTGACGTAAAGGATGCGGAAAAAGATCGCAGCCTTGCGCGGTGCCGACAAACGAAGAATCTTACGGACTTCATTCTGCAAAGGACTGCTGGTTGTAGCAGCTTGTAGCAGCTGCCGAGCCCGCGAGGCTGCGTTCGGCTGCGAAGCAGTCGTGAAATCAGCCACTGTGGTGTGTCAGGAGGAACGTGCGTGCTGGACTTGCGACTGCTTCGCAGCCGAACGCAGCCTCGCAGGCTCGGCAGCTGCTACAGGGACGCGGTGTTTGGCAGCTGCTACACAGGAAGTTCCGAACGTAGCGATGCCAAAAATTCCCGATACAGCCGCGCCGTGTTCGTCGGTTGTTCCACCATCGGCATATGGCCGGTGTGGTCCCAGACTTCCACTCGCAGATCGGCGATGCCTTTGCTCCAGATCGCCACGCTGCTGACATCGATCAAGCGGTCCTTGTGTCCCCACAGCAAAAGTGCCTGGCACTTGATGTCGGGCAGTTTCGGCTCCATCGGCGGGCTGGCGCGCAAGTCCTTGAAGATTTCTTCCAGCTCCTCGCATTGCTGTTCATAGCGTTGCGCGATGGCGTCCAGCATCACCTTGGGTACCCACGGCGGTTCGGCCATGGTCATGGCGTAGAAGCGCTGGAATTCTTCGCGTGAATGAATCAGGAACGGGTTGTGGCCCTTGGCCAAATGGCGCTCCAGGTCGCTGGCTTCGGGGGCGGTGACACCTGCCGGGTCGATCAGGGCCACCGAAACAATGCGATCCGGGTACGTGGCCGCCAGCCACGCTGCCATGTAACCGCCCATCGAGTTGCCGATCACATGGACTTTCTCGACGCCGCAGACATCGAGCAACTGGATCATCCGCTTGGCCTGCAAGGGAATGTCGTAGCCACCGCCCGCCTTGAAGCCGGTTTCGCCATGGCCGGCGATGTCGGGGATGATCACCCGATAGTTGCCGACAAAGTGCCGGGCAAAGCGCAGCCAGATGTTTTTGTCGGCGCTGAAACCGTGGAGCATCAGCACGCTGCTCGACGCTTCGTACGGCCCGCCTTGCCAGGTCGAGACGGTCATTTCGGCGATCGGCACGACAATTTTGTGCAGTCCATACAGCTTGGCCTCTATCGACATGTTCAAGTCATAGAGCCAATGACCGATGGCCGGGTAACTCAACCAGCTCCAGGCCACGAAAACTGCGATTGCGACAACCAACAAAAGCATCAGGCATCTTCCTTTTACGTGATCAGGACAGAATGTGATCAGCGGGTTTCAGCGCCCTGGTCAACCGGTGATAGCTGAAACTGAAGCCCGGAAACATAGCAATCACATGACCGCTCTTGCTTTGATACCAACTGTGGCAGCCCCCGGACTTCCATACCGTGCGTTCCATCTCCCGGTGGATCATTTCAGTGTAGGTACGTTCTGCTTCGGGGCGTACCTCGATGCTGCGCAAACCGTGTTCTTTTAACGTACGGATGCAATCGAGAATGTAGTTCATCTGGGACTCGATGATGAACAGCGCCGAGGTGTGGCCTATGCCCGTGTTGGGCCCGGTGACGATAAACAGGTTGGGGAAGTCCGGCAGGCTGGTGCCGAGATAGGCCCGCGGATACTGGGCCCAGAAATCTTTGAGTTGT
It encodes:
- a CDS encoding alpha/beta fold hydrolase, whose translation is MLLLVVAIAVFVAWSWLSYPAIGHWLYDLNMSIEAKLYGLHKIVVPIAEMTVSTWQGGPYEASSSVLMLHGFSADKNIWLRFARHFVGNYRVIIPDIAGHGETGFKAGGGYDIPLQAKRMIQLLDVCGVEKVHVIGNSMGGYMAAWLAATYPDRIVSVALIDPAGVTAPEASDLERHLAKGHNPFLIHSREEFQRFYAMTMAEPPWVPKVMLDAIAQRYEQQCEELEEIFKDLRASPPMEPKLPDIKCQALLLWGHKDRLIDVSSVAIWSKGIADLRVEVWDHTGHMPMVEQPTNTARLYREFLASLRSELPV